The DNA segment GATTCTCGAAGCGGATGGCGCAAGACGGACACCATGTGGATGCTGGGCCTTTACGGCACGGCAATCGGCGCGGGCGTACTGTTCCTGCCAATTAACGCAGGCGTCGGCGGTATGATCCCGCTGATCATCATGGCGATTATCGCTTTCCCGATGACCTTCTTCGCACACCGTGGCCTGACTCGCTTCGTGCTGTCCGGTAAAAACCCTGGCGAAGACATCACTGAAGTGGTTGAAGAGCACTTCGGTATTGGCGCGGGTAAACTGATCACCCTGCTCTACTTCTTCGCGATTTACCCGATTCTGCTGGTTTACAGTGTGGCGATTACCAACACCGTGGAAAGCTTCATGACCCACCAGTTGACCATCACCCCGCCGCCGCGCGCGATTCTGTCTCTGATCCTGATTGTCGGCATGATGACCATCGTGCGCTTCGGTGAGCAGATGATCGTTAAAGCGATGAGTATTCTGGTATTCCCGTTTGTTGCGGCCCTGATGCTGCTGGCCCTGTACCTGATCCCTCAGTGGAGCGGCGCAGCGCTGGAAACGCTCTCCTTTGATTCCGCTGCCTCTACCGGCAATGGTCTGTGGATGACGCTGTGGCTGGCAATTCCGGTAATGGTGTTCTCTTTCAACCACTCTCCGATCATCTCCTCCTTCGCGGTCGCGAAGCGTGAAGAGTACGGCGATGCGGCTGAGAAGAAATGCTCTAAGATCCTGGCATTCGCTCACATCATGATGGTGCTGACCGTTATGTTCTTCGTCTTCAGTTGCGTACTGAGCCTGACGCCAGCGGACCTGGCGGCGGCGAAAGAGCAGAACATCTCTATTCTGTCTTACCTGGCGAACCACTTTAACGCGCCAGTTATCGCCTGGATGGCGCCGATCATCGCGATTATCGCCATCACGAAATCCTTCCTCGGCCACTACCTGGGCGCTCGTGAAGGTTTCAACGGAATGGTTATCAAGTCTCTGCGCGGCAAAGGCAAATCCATCGAAATCAACAAGCTGAACAAAATCACTGCGCTGTTCATGCTGGTTACGACCTGGATTGTCGCCACGCTGAACCCAAGCATCCTGGGAATGATTGAAACCCTGGGCGGCCCAATCATCGCGATGATTCTGTTCCTGATGCCGATGTATGCCATCCAGAAAGTCCCGGCAATGCGTAAGTACAGCGGCCACATCAGCAACGTATTCGTTGTTGTTATGGGTCTGATCGCTATCTCCGCTATTTTCTACTCCCTGTTCAGCTAAGTTTTGTAGCGCCGCTTTCGGGCGGCGCTTCCTCCCTGAGATTTAAGCAATGGATGCCCTATGATTAGCGTATTCGATATTTTCAAAATCGGCATTGGCCCTTCCAGCTCTCACACCGTCGGGCCAATGAAAGCAGGCAAACAATTCACGGATGATCTGATTGCCCGCAATATCCTGACCGATGTCACCCGCGTCGTGGTGGATGTCTATGGTTCACTGTCGCTGACCGGTAAAGGTCACCACACTGACATTGCCATTATTATGGGTCTGGCGGGAAATCTGCCGGATACCGTCGACATCGACGCCATTCCGTTCTTTATTCAGGACGTGAACACCCACGGACGTTTACTGCTGGCGAATGGTCAGCATGAAGTGGAGTTTCCGGTCGATAAGTGCATGAATTTCCATGCCGACAACCTGTCTCTGCATGAAAACGGGATGCGTATTAGCGCGCTGGCGGGCGATAAGGTCCTCTACAGCCAAACTTACTACTCCATTGGCGGTGGTTTCATCGTTGATGAAGAACATTTCGGTTTGTCGAACAGTGCGCCGGTCAACGTGCCGTATCCGTACAAATCCGCTGCCGATCTGCAAAAACACTGCCAGGAAACCGGTCTGTCGCTTTCCGGCCTGATGATGCAAAACGAGCTGGCGCTACACAGCAAAGAAGAGCTGGAACAGCACTTTGCCAACGTCTGGGAAGTGATGCGCGGCGGTATTGAACGCGGCATCACGACGGAAGGCGTACTGCCGGGGAAACTGCGCGTTCCACGTCGTGCCGCGGCGCTGCGTCGTATGCTGGTCAGCCAGGATAAAACCACGACCGACCCGATGGCGGTTGTCGACTGGATCAACATGTTCGCGCTGGCGGTCAACGAAGAGA comes from the Citrobacter koseri ATCC BAA-895 genome and includes:
- the sdaB gene encoding L-serine ammonia-lyase II produces the protein MISVFDIFKIGIGPSSSHTVGPMKAGKQFTDDLIARNILTDVTRVVVDVYGSLSLTGKGHHTDIAIIMGLAGNLPDTVDIDAIPFFIQDVNTHGRLLLANGQHEVEFPVDKCMNFHADNLSLHENGMRISALAGDKVLYSQTYYSIGGGFIVDEEHFGLSNSAPVNVPYPYKSAADLQKHCQETGLSLSGLMMQNELALHSKEELEQHFANVWEVMRGGIERGITTEGVLPGKLRVPRRAAALRRMLVSQDKTTTDPMAVVDWINMFALAVNEENAAGGRVVTAPTNGACGIVPAVLAYYDKFIREVNANSLARYMLVASAIGSLYKMNASISGAEVGCQGEVGVACSMAAAGLAELLGGSPTQVCIAAEIGMEHNLGLTCDPVAGQVQVPCIERNAIASVKAVNAARMALRRTSEPRVCLDKVIETMYETGKDMNAKYRETSRGGLAMKIVACD
- the sdaC gene encoding HAAAP family serine/threonine permease SdaC, with the translated sequence METTQTSTIASIDSRSGWRKTDTMWMLGLYGTAIGAGVLFLPINAGVGGMIPLIIMAIIAFPMTFFAHRGLTRFVLSGKNPGEDITEVVEEHFGIGAGKLITLLYFFAIYPILLVYSVAITNTVESFMTHQLTITPPPRAILSLILIVGMMTIVRFGEQMIVKAMSILVFPFVAALMLLALYLIPQWSGAALETLSFDSAASTGNGLWMTLWLAIPVMVFSFNHSPIISSFAVAKREEYGDAAEKKCSKILAFAHIMMVLTVMFFVFSCVLSLTPADLAAAKEQNISILSYLANHFNAPVIAWMAPIIAIIAITKSFLGHYLGAREGFNGMVIKSLRGKGKSIEINKLNKITALFMLVTTWIVATLNPSILGMIETLGGPIIAMILFLMPMYAIQKVPAMRKYSGHISNVFVVVMGLIAISAIFYSLFS